GCCGAGGATGAACGTCACCAGGTAGAAGTAGCCGATGAGGCCGGTGGCGTAGAACACCGAGCCGCGCGCCGCCTTCGCGTTGGGCACCGTGTAGAAGCGCATGAGGATGTGGGGCAGGCCCGCGGTGCCGAACATCAGCGCCAGGCCCAGCGACACCGCCTCCAGCGGGCTGGACACCAGCTTGCCGGGGGCGAGCACCTCGGGGCCGTACTGGTCCGCCGCCGCCTGGAAGAGCGCCAGCGGGTTGAAGCTGAACTTCACCAGCACCATCAGCGCCAGCACCGTCGCGCCCGCCAGCAGCAGCACCGCCTTGACGATCTGCACCCACGTGGTGGCGATCATCCCGCCGAAGAGCACGTAGAGGATCATCACCACGCCCACGATGACGACGGCGGCCTCGTAGGACAGGCCGAACATCATGTGGATGAGGTTGCCGGCGCCCACCATCTGGGCGATGAGGTAGAAGCTCACCACGGCGAGCGTGCCCACCGCGGCGGAGATGCGCACCGGCGTCTGCTTGAGCCGGTAGGCCACCACGTCCGCGAAGGTGTACTTGCCCAGGTTGCGCAGGGGCTCGGCGATGAGGAACGTCACCACCGGCCAGCCCACCAGCCAGCCCACCGAATAGATGAGGCCATCGAAGCCGGAGAGCGCCACCAGGCCGGCGATGCCCAGGAAGCTCGCGGCGCTCATGAAGTCACCGGCGAGCGCGAAGCCGTTCTGCACGGCGCTCACCCCGCCACCCGCCGTGAAGAACTCCGAGGTCGTCTTCGTCTTGCGCGCCGCCCAGTACGTGATGGCGAGCGTGAAGCCCACGAACACCAGGAAGAAGACGATGGCGATGGTGTTGGGCTCGCCAATCGAGGTCGCTGCCTGCTGTGGATTCATTGGTGTGTTTCCCCTGTCAGCGACGGAACTGGTGGAGGGCCTTGTCGTACGTGTTGTTGGCCCACAGGACGTAGATGCCGGTGAGCACCCAGGCGGCGGCGATGACCAGCGCGCCCAGCAGGATGCCGAGAGAGAGCCCCGGGGCGAGCTGCTTGCCCATGAGCGGCTTGTCGAAGGCCACGAGCAGGATGAAGCCGAAGTAGGACACCAGCGTGCCGGCGGTGAGGACGGCGGCCACGCGCCATCGCGCCGCCGCCAGGGCTTCGAGCTCTTCGGCCTTTGTCTTCTGGGACATGGTGCGGGGTTCTCCTTGGGTGGGCACGCGCACCTCCCAGGAGCAACGCTCGTTCCAGCCCGCGGCATGAAGGGTCTCGCGGACTTGGCGCCTGCCACGCCGCGTCAGATGTTTCGAAAGGTAACGTCCCCGTCACCCCGGTAACGCCGGCCCCCCGCCCCTCGGGAGCCCCACCAGGCATTCGTTCACGGAGGTCTCCGCGGGGCACATTGCTCCGTCTGCCGGAGGTGTCCATCCCTTCACACATCCAGGGGGTGGAGGCCGATGACGCGCGAGCGGTACCAGAGGGAGGGGCAGCCGAGCGGAGCGCACGGTCAGGGAGCGCCGCCATCCGGGGCGCTGCCCTTGCCGACGCTGCGTGTCATGGACGCCATCGCGCTCATCGTGGGCATCGTGGTGGGAGCGGGCATCTTCCGGACGCCCTCACTGGTGGCGCAGAACTCGGGGGGTGGGGGCACCGTGCTCCTGCTGTGGAGCCTGGGCGGGCTGGTCTCCCTCATCGGGGCCATGTGCTACGCGGAGCTGGCCAGCACCTGGCCGAACGCCGGCGGGGACTACCACTACCTGCGCCGGGCGCTCGGAGAGTCGTTGGCCTTCCTGTTCGCCTGGGCGCGGCTGACGGTCATCCCCACCGGCTCCATCGCGCTGCTGGGGTTCATCTTCGGGGACTACGCCTCCCAACTGCTGCCGCTGGGCGACCACTCGTCCGCCGTCTACGCCGCGCTCTCGGTGGTGGTGCTCACCGGGTTGAACGTGGCCGGCATCCACCTGGGTAAGTGGACGCAGAACCTGCTCACGGTGGCGGTGGTGGTGGGGTTGGGGTTGGTCATCGTCGCCGGGCTCCTCTCCCCGCCGCCCAATCCTCCACCGGTCACCGGGGGGACTCCTGGCGGGGCGGGCCATGCCGGCTGGGGGCTGGCGATGGTGTTCGTGCTGCTGACGTACGGCGGTTGGAACGAGGCGGCCTACATCTCCAGCGAGCTGCGCGGAGCGCGTCGTGGCATCGCCTCCGCGCTGCTGTGGAGCCTGGTGGCCGTCACCTGTCTCTATGTGCTGGTGAATGTGGCCTACCTGAAGGCGCTGGGGCTGGCGGGGGTGGCGCAATCGGATGCCGTGGCGGCGGAGCTCCTGCGGCGCGTGGTCGGGCCCGGGAGCGCCCAGCTCATCAGCCTGATCATCTGCGCGGCGGTGCTCACCTCGTCCAACGCCACCGTCCTCATGGGCTCGCGCACGAACTACGCGTTGGGACGCGACTTCCCGATGTTCTCTCCCCTGGGACGGTGGAGCGCTCGGGCGGGCTCGCCGGTGAACGCGTTGCTGGTGCAGGGGACGCTCTCCCTGGCGCTGGTGGGCGTGGGCGCCATCACCCGGCGGGGCTTCGAGACGATGGTGGAGTACACCGCGCCCGTCTTCTGGTTCTTCTTCCTGCTGACGGGCATATCGCTGCTGGTGCTGCGCCGGCGCGAGCCGGACGTGGTGCGCCCCTTCCGCGTGCCGCTCTACCCGCTCACCCCGCTGCTGTTCTGCGCGACGTGCGCGTACCTCCTCTACTCGAGTCTCGCCTACACGGGGACCGGGGCGCTCGTTGGCGTGGCGGTGCTGGCCACGGGGCTGGTGCCGCTGGTGCTCATGCGGCGGAAGGCTCGCCAGCCAAGGAATCCGTTGCACGGAGGTCGTACACCATGGGGACTCGGAAGGCAGCGATCGGCGTAGCACTGTTGGCGGGCCTCGGGCTCGGGGGCGGCTCGCTCGCCACGCAGGCACCCGAGGAGCAAGACTCCTCGGACTTCGTCTACGTTCCCCCCAACATGGGGCGTGCGGATCTCCCCGAGCGGGCGCCGGACGTGCCGTACGTGCCCACCTCGCAGAATCTGGTGGACGCGATGCTGGAGCTGGCCGGCGTGCGGCAGGGGGACGTGGTCTACGATCTGGGCTCGGGAGACGGCCGCATCGTCGTCACCGCGGCGAAGAAGTACGGTGTGCATGGGGTGGGCATCGACATCAACCCCGAGCGCGTCCAGGAGGCGGAGGCCAACGCGCGGTCCGCGGGCGTGCAGCGGCTCACCGAGTTCCGGCAGGAGGACATCTTCAAGGCGGACATCGGTGATGCCTCGGTGGTGACGATGTACCTGCTGCCGAGCGTCAACACCCGGCTGAAGCCCAAGCTGCTGCGGGACCTGGAGCCGGGGACGCGCATCGTCTCGCACGCCTTCGACATCGAGGGATGGGAGCCGCTCAAGACCATCGAGGTGGATGGGACCACCCTCTACCTCTGGGTCGTCCCCGAGAACCCATCCCAGGTGCGGTAGCGCGCCGCGACCGGGTCAATCGAGGAAACGACGTTCCCAGCGGCGCAGATCCTCCGGGGTGAAGTCGGTGCCGCCCTGGGATTGCTCATGGTAGAGCCAGGGCTCCAGCACACGCGCCAACTCCCGGTAGGCTGGCAGTGTCTGGCCCTGCTCGGTGTCACCTGCCTCTGGCCAGGGGCCGAGGGTGACGACGGCCCGGTCACCTTGCATGTCCTGCACGGTGGTTCCCGGCGAGTGCAACCGGGAGCGCAGCCCGGACGTGCCCCCCAGCTCGCCGAGCACCGGTTGGCCCAGGAAGGTCATCCACGCGGAGCCTCGCACCTGCGTGCCAAGGTGAAGCGAGTAATCACCTGGTTTGGGAATGTCCATGCCTGGGTAGCGGAAGCACTGCTGTCGAATCTCTCGTTCCACGCCCAGAAGCTCTGTGTCGCAGTTGAAGGAAAGACCCACGTAACCGGAGCAGAAAGGCAGGTGGCCCGCGACCTCGAATGCCAGCTCACGGAGCTTCTCCGGCCCATGTTCCTCGAGATACTCGGTGGGGAGCCAGAAAGACGCCGCGCACGTCATCCCCAGCCGATCAGCCCTGGATGGGTTGTCCAGCGGCCTCCCGTAGTATCGGAATCGATACCGATCCTCCGCGTTCGATGCATCTCGCAAGTGGATGATGGGCCAGCGGCGCTTGTTCATCTTTTCCCGGATGTGCTCCCAGCCAGCATGATCCAGCTTCTGCCAGTCCCCCTCCTCATCCGCATAGAGGCCGAGCGCATCTGGTCCTACCGTACGCAGGTACGCCGTTAGCGCGTTCATTACTGCGCGAGAAAGCTCCGCATGAGGGCGGTGCATATAGAAATCGAGGCTCAGCCCCTCGCGTATCAGCAGGTACCCGCTGCGTGAGCAGGTGCGAATCCGCGGGTAATGGTGGCTTGCCATCAAAAGACTCCCAAGCGGGGGACGATCATCCGTGGCTTTGGTCCCAGTGCTTCCTTGACGAAGGTCATCTTCCAGCAGCAGGGCGGACCTGTCCTCGAAAGGTGGACACTACGCCGAGCCGCTGGTGCCTTTCATACAGAGTCTCGGGCTCGCCGTGGCTCTCGCGCCGGGCCGGCCCCTATTGTCGGGCCATCGCCCGAGGCTCGCGCATGAGTGTCCGACCCAACATCTACGCCCCCAACATCTGGAACAATCCGCACTCCTTCTACTCCTCACTGCGGCGTGAAGCGCCGGTCAGCCAGGTGGAACCGGGTGGCATGTGGGCGGTGACCCGCTACGAGGACGCGCTCCATGTCCTCAAGAATCCGCAGATCTTCTCGTCGGAGGGCCTGCGCGCGGCCACACAGCCCGCCTGGCTCGGGCAGCGCAACCCGGTGAGCGACTCCATCCTGGTGTTGGATCCACCGGACCACACCCGCCTGCGCTCTCTCATCACCCGCACCTTCTCGGCCCCGGGCGTGGCCCGCCTGGAGTCCTTCGTCCGCTCCAATGCCGAGTCGATCGTCGCCGACATGCTGGCGCGCCGCCGGGTGGATTTCGTCGAGTCGATGGGTCTGACGCTCCCCTCGCGCACCATGAGCGCGCTGCTGGGGCTGGACACCTCGCTGGCGCCGCGCTTCAAAGGCTGGGCGGATGCCATCGTGAGCTTCGGCATCACTCCTCCGGATGCCACGGAGCGGCAGGCCGAGCTGCGCGCCACCCTGACCGAGCTCAAGCATCACCTGGGACAGGTCCTGGAGCTGCGCCGGCGCGAGCCCGGCAACGACGTGGTCAGCGATCTCCTCCAGGCCCGGGCTCAAGGAGGGGTCCTCTCGGATGACGAGCTGCTGGGCTTCCTCGTCCTGCTGCTGGTGGCGGGGCTGGAGACGACGTACGACCTGCTGGGCCTCTGCGGACTGATGTTGGCGGACCAGCCGGACATCTGGGCACGCTTGAAGGCGGACCGCACGCTTGTGCCGAAGTTCGTCGAGGAGGTGCTGCGCTTCGAGTCGCCCTCTCAGTCCACCATGCGCATCACCACCCAGGAGACGGAGCTGGGTGGGGTCCGGCTGCCCAAGGGGGCGGTGCTGATGGTGCAGTTCGTCTCGGCCAACCGGGACGAGTCGGTCTTCCCCAACCCCCACCGCTTCGACCTGGACCGCACGGGTACTCCGCACCTGGGCTTCGGCCATGGCATCCACTTCTGCGTGGGCGCCCCCCTGGCTCGGCTGGAGGCGCGGCTGGCCGTGGAGGTGCTGCTCGAGCGCTGCTCCAAGCTGGTGCGCGAGCCCGGGCCGGTGCAGTGGAACGTGGCGGTGACGACCCGCGGGCCCGCGGTGCTCCCCCTGGAGCTGCACCCGGCCTGAGCTGCGAGCGCCTGGCGTGGCTCAGGCGCGGATGCGGGGAATGCCCAGCCGCTGGCGCTTCTCCCAGAGCGCCTTGCGGCTGATGCCCAGCCGGCGCGCCAGCTCCGTCTCCCCCAGCTTGTCCTGGTGCTCCAACACGAAGCGGCGGAAGTACTCCTCCAGCGAGTCCGGTGAGGCGCTGCCCTCGATGCCGGGCTCTGGCAGCTCGTGCGTCTCGAAGGTGATGTTGCCACCGGGCTCCAGCGCGAGCAGCCCGGGCGTGACGAGCGGGCCATCGGCGAGGATGACGGCGCGCTCGATGGCGTTCTCCAGCTCGCGCACGTTTCCGGGCCAGGGGTGCGTGGTGATCGTTGTGAGCGCCTCGGGCGAGAAGGTGGCGGGCGGCCGGTTGAGCCGCTGGCACGCCCTCTCCAACAGATGCTTCGCGAGCGCCGGGATGTCCTCGCCGCGCTCGCGCAGGGGCGGCAGCTTGATCTCCACCACGCGCAGCCGGAAGTAGAGATCCTGCCGGAATGCGCCCTCCTGGACGCGCTTGGGCAGGTCCCGGTGAGTGGCGGCGACGATGCGCACGTCCACCTTGCGCGAACGGGTGGCTCCCACGCGTCGCACCTCGCCGTCCTGCATCATCCGCAGCAGGCGGGCCTGGGCGGGGGCGGGCAGCTCGCCAATCTCGTCGAGGAAGAGCGTTCCTCCGTCCGCGCTCTCCACCAGGCCCGCGTGCGCGGTCTGCGCTCCGGTGAAGGCCCCCTTCTCGTGGCCGAACAGCTCGGACTCCAGCAGGCCCTCGGGGATGGCGGCGCAGTTGACGGCCACCAGCGGGCCATCGCGCCGGGGGCTCTGCGCGTGGAGCGCCCGCGCCACCAGCTCCTTGCCGGTACCGGACTCGC
This is a stretch of genomic DNA from Archangium violaceum. It encodes these proteins:
- a CDS encoding sodium:solute symporter family transporter; the protein is MNPQQAATSIGEPNTIAIVFFLVFVGFTLAITYWAARKTKTTSEFFTAGGGVSAVQNGFALAGDFMSAASFLGIAGLVALSGFDGLIYSVGWLVGWPVVTFLIAEPLRNLGKYTFADVVAYRLKQTPVRISAAVGTLAVVSFYLIAQMVGAGNLIHMMFGLSYEAAVVIVGVVMILYVLFGGMIATTWVQIVKAVLLLAGATVLALMVLVKFSFNPLALFQAAADQYGPEVLAPGKLVSSPLEAVSLGLALMFGTAGLPHILMRFYTVPNAKAARGSVFYATGLIGYFYLVTFILGFGASVLLGRDAIKLVDKGGNMAAPMLAEAVGGKPFLGFISAVAFATILAVVAGLTLSGAAALSHDLWTSVVRKGKAPEHEQLRVARLASLGLGILAIFLGIVFKGQNVAFMVGLAFAIAASANFPALLLSMAWKGFTTRGAVASMITGSVSAVLFIFLSPTVQVDLLGHTEALFPLKNPGLVTMPLAFLVGWVVSLLSPEPTAAGRFDEVRHRMHVGAEADAPAPAVTPVPVSVPTSSPQTT
- a CDS encoding DUF485 domain-containing protein codes for the protein MSQKTKAEELEALAAARWRVAAVLTAGTLVSYFGFILLVAFDKPLMGKQLAPGLSLGILLGALVIAAAWVLTGIYVLWANNTYDKALHQFRR
- a CDS encoding APC family permease, giving the protein MTRERYQREGQPSGAHGQGAPPSGALPLPTLRVMDAIALIVGIVVGAGIFRTPSLVAQNSGGGGTVLLLWSLGGLVSLIGAMCYAELASTWPNAGGDYHYLRRALGESLAFLFAWARLTVIPTGSIALLGFIFGDYASQLLPLGDHSSAVYAALSVVVLTGLNVAGIHLGKWTQNLLTVAVVVGLGLVIVAGLLSPPPNPPPVTGGTPGGAGHAGWGLAMVFVLLTYGGWNEAAYISSELRGARRGIASALLWSLVAVTCLYVLVNVAYLKALGLAGVAQSDAVAAELLRRVVGPGSAQLISLIICAAVLTSSNATVLMGSRTNYALGRDFPMFSPLGRWSARAGSPVNALLVQGTLSLALVGVGAITRRGFETMVEYTAPVFWFFFLLTGISLLVLRRREPDVVRPFRVPLYPLTPLLFCATCAYLLYSSLAYTGTGALVGVAVLATGLVPLVLMRRKARQPRNPLHGGRTPWGLGRQRSA
- a CDS encoding SAM-dependent methyltransferase encodes the protein MGTRKAAIGVALLAGLGLGGGSLATQAPEEQDSSDFVYVPPNMGRADLPERAPDVPYVPTSQNLVDAMLELAGVRQGDVVYDLGSGDGRIVVTAAKKYGVHGVGIDINPERVQEAEANARSAGVQRLTEFRQEDIFKADIGDASVVTMYLLPSVNTRLKPKLLRDLEPGTRIVSHAFDIEGWEPLKTIEVDGTTLYLWVVPENPSQVR
- a CDS encoding DUF3396 domain-containing protein — its product is MASHHYPRIRTCSRSGYLLIREGLSLDFYMHRPHAELSRAVMNALTAYLRTVGPDALGLYADEEGDWQKLDHAGWEHIREKMNKRRWPIIHLRDASNAEDRYRFRYYGRPLDNPSRADRLGMTCAASFWLPTEYLEEHGPEKLRELAFEVAGHLPFCSGYVGLSFNCDTELLGVEREIRQQCFRYPGMDIPKPGDYSLHLGTQVRGSAWMTFLGQPVLGELGGTSGLRSRLHSPGTTVQDMQGDRAVVTLGPWPEAGDTEQGQTLPAYRELARVLEPWLYHEQSQGGTDFTPEDLRRWERRFLD
- a CDS encoding cytochrome P450, encoding MSVRPNIYAPNIWNNPHSFYSSLRREAPVSQVEPGGMWAVTRYEDALHVLKNPQIFSSEGLRAATQPAWLGQRNPVSDSILVLDPPDHTRLRSLITRTFSAPGVARLESFVRSNAESIVADMLARRRVDFVESMGLTLPSRTMSALLGLDTSLAPRFKGWADAIVSFGITPPDATERQAELRATLTELKHHLGQVLELRRREPGNDVVSDLLQARAQGGVLSDDELLGFLVLLLVAGLETTYDLLGLCGLMLADQPDIWARLKADRTLVPKFVEEVLRFESPSQSTMRITTQETELGGVRLPKGAVLMVQFVSANRDESVFPNPHRFDLDRTGTPHLGFGHGIHFCVGAPLARLEARLAVEVLLERCSKLVREPGPVQWNVAVTTRGPAVLPLELHPA
- a CDS encoding sigma-54-dependent transcriptional regulator, with the protein product MSRILVIEDEPVIRTELRRLLTRAGHDVAEAGAVHEAEANHELDTFDLILSDLRLPGAAGTDVIAKAPGVPVLIMTSYATVRSAVEAMKLGAVDYIAKPFDHDELLLQVERVLREGRLNRQNAALKREVERTYAVSGMVGNCLAMRDAFERIRKVAASPATVLVLGESGTGKELVARALHAQSPRRDGPLVAVNCAAIPEGLLESELFGHEKGAFTGAQTAHAGLVESADGGTLFLDEIGELPAPAQARLLRMMQDGEVRRVGATRSRKVDVRIVAATHRDLPKRVQEGAFRQDLYFRLRVVEIKLPPLRERGEDIPALAKHLLERACQRLNRPPATFSPEALTTITTHPWPGNVRELENAIERAVILADGPLVTPGLLALEPGGNITFETHELPEPGIEGSASPDSLEEYFRRFVLEHQDKLGETELARRLGISRKALWEKRQRLGIPRIRA